In Flavobacterium sp. CS20, a single window of DNA contains:
- a CDS encoding endonuclease/exonuclease/phosphatase family protein encodes MNFSIPVLWIINFCFVLIWLLKLKKYFLLSFLVIVLGWFHFQKLFAFSQKKYADDEHLKVMSYNVMQFYSKNDARLSTYDQIKDFIRKENPSILCFQEFKNTNQHKFENFKFSSFDSTKNGLQSAIFSQHKIVNRKYFDFKNSGNSAVYADILVKKDTIRVFSTHFQSLNLKPDIKTIQEEPKEKLIKRLEKVFEKQMNQFDLIKDDIANSPYPVVFCADMNNTALSYLYRQLTDLKLKDSFLESG; translated from the coding sequence ATGAATTTTAGTATTCCTGTGTTATGGATTATCAATTTTTGTTTTGTGTTGATCTGGTTACTCAAACTTAAAAAATACTTTTTATTATCATTTTTAGTAATTGTTTTAGGATGGTTCCACTTTCAAAAATTATTTGCGTTTTCACAAAAAAAATATGCTGATGATGAGCATTTGAAAGTTATGAGCTATAATGTGATGCAGTTCTATAGTAAAAACGATGCTAGATTGTCAACTTATGACCAAATTAAGGATTTTATCCGTAAAGAAAACCCTAGTATTTTATGCTTTCAGGAGTTTAAAAATACAAATCAACACAAATTCGAAAATTTCAAGTTTAGTTCATTTGATTCGACTAAAAACGGACTGCAATCGGCAATTTTTAGTCAACATAAAATTGTCAACCGCAAATATTTTGATTTTAAAAATTCAGGAAATTCTGCCGTATATGCCGACATACTTGTAAAAAAAGATACCATTAGGGTTTTTAGCACGCATTTTCAGTCGCTTAATCTAAAACCTGATATCAAAACGATACAAGAGGAACCCAAAGAAAAATTGATTAAAAGATTAGAAAAAGTATTTGAAAAACAAATGAATCAATTTGATCTAATCAAAGATGATATTGCTAATTCGCCTTATCCAGTTGTGTTTTGTGCAGATATGAATAATACGGCTTTGTCTTATTTATATAGACAGTTAACAGATTTAAAGCTGAAAGACAGTTTTTTAGAATCTGGCTAA
- a CDS encoding formimidoylglutamase: protein MNRLRYLDKSQIETYVKPRHGETKLGEHLELLEDINDLENQTQDYVILGLPEDIGVRANHGKAGASKTWTAFLESFLNIQHNRFNSAENVVILGHLNFEDLLDQADQLDPNHNDYHVFLSDLVEQIDEQVYEVVKQIISFGKTPIVIGGGHNNAYGIIKACSYNEENPINVLNIDAHTDLRHCKHRHSGNGFSYAIQNGFLDKYYIFGLHKNYTPEYIFEYIDKKHQIDYCCFDQLLHLNELEKLSKLKAGCNFLMNNFGLEIDCDSIQNFNSSAKTPSGFSIDEIRNMIKMLKTDPLKYIHICEAIPSSTTGKALSYFVSDLIRNID from the coding sequence ATGAATAGATTAAGATATTTAGATAAATCGCAAATTGAAACATATGTCAAACCTCGTCACGGCGAAACCAAATTGGGTGAACATTTAGAACTTTTAGAAGACATCAATGATTTAGAAAACCAAACACAAGACTATGTTATTTTAGGCTTGCCTGAAGATATTGGGGTTAGAGCCAATCACGGTAAAGCTGGTGCATCAAAAACTTGGACTGCTTTTTTAGAATCGTTTTTAAACATTCAACACAATCGGTTTAATTCTGCTGAAAACGTCGTGATTTTAGGTCATTTGAATTTTGAAGACTTATTAGATCAAGCTGATCAATTAGATCCAAATCACAATGATTATCACGTGTTTTTAAGCGATTTAGTCGAGCAAATTGACGAGCAAGTTTACGAAGTAGTTAAACAAATTATATCTTTTGGAAAAACACCTATTGTTATTGGCGGAGGACACAACAACGCTTATGGAATCATTAAAGCCTGTTCGTATAATGAAGAAAATCCCATAAATGTATTAAATATTGATGCTCATACCGATTTGAGACATTGCAAACATCGGCATTCGGGTAATGGATTTTCGTATGCGATTCAGAATGGCTTTTTAGATAAATATTACATCTTTGGACTCCACAAAAATTACACACCCGAGTATATTTTTGAATATATTGATAAAAAACACCAAATTGATTATTGTTGTTTTGACCAACTCTTGCATCTCAATGAATTAGAAAAATTGTCAAAACTCAAAGCGGGTTGTAACTTTTTGATGAATAATTTTGGGTTAGAAATTGATTGTGATAGCATTCAAAATTTCAATTCAAGTGCAAAAACGCCAAGCGGATTTAGTATTGATGAAATCAGAAATATGATAAAAATGCTAAAAACTGATCCCTTAAAATATATCCACATTTGTGAGGCAATACCATCTTCAACAACTGGAAAAGCCTTGAGCTATTTTGTTTCAGATTTGATAAGAAATATTGACTAA